The genomic window TGATAGTGAAAATGTTGGAGAAATAGAAATAGTTGGTGATAATGTTTCTATTGGGTATTTTAAAAATGAAGAGTTAAATACTCAAAAATTTGAAGCAAAATATGAAAAAAGAAGTTTTAGAACTGGAGATTTTGGATATTTTGAAGATAATATGCTTTTCTTTGCAAATAGAAAAGATGAACTAATTAAACTTCATGGTTTTAGAATAGAAATAGGGGAGATTGATAAAGAGTTCACAAATAATAAAAAGATAAATGAATCAATCACAATTCCTTTAAAAAGAGGAACAGAAGTAGTAAAACTAATTACTTTTATTATCACAAATACTCAAATCGAAATAGATGAGCTAAAAAAAGAGATTTCAGAAGTATTACCATATTACATGATTCCCTCAGACATAGTAGTTCTAGATAAATTCCCATATAATACAAATCATAAAATTGATAAAACTCAATTGATTAATATTTATAGAGGTGTTTAAAAGTAATAGAACATTTTTTACAAAAAAAAGAGTTGACTTTGAAGTTAATTATTTTTTATAATAACCTACTAAAAATATTATAATAAATACAGTAATATATAATAGACTTTCAAAAAAAGTAATTTCTTCAAAGAATTTATAAACCACAGGTATAAAAAATATAGATATTAACTTTTGTAAAAATAATATTGATTTTGCATTTGATATTAATCTCATTAAATTACTGCTAACTATATATGTATAATAGAGATATAAGCCACTCAGGAAGATAGTAAAACATGTTTAGTTTAAATAGGTGGTACCGCTAGTCGGACTCGAACCGACATACCCAAAGGGCGAGGGATTTTGAATCCCTTGTGTCTACCATTTCACCATAGCGGCATTATAAAAATAAAAAAAGGAATTCATTATTAATGAATTCCTTTAAATAAGACGAGATTATTTAGCTGCTACAGCTTCTTTTAAAGCTTTACCAACTTTAAATTTCGCAACAGTTGTAGCGGCAACATTAACAGTTTTGTCAGTTCCTGGAACTTTTGCTGTTCTTGCAGCTCTTGCTGCAGTTGTAAATGTTCCAAATCCAATAAAGCTTACAGATTCATTTTTTACTAATGATTCTGTAATCGTATCTAATACAGCATCAACTGCACCTTTTGCATCTTTTTTAGATAAACCAGCTTTTGCAGCTACTGCGTCAATAAATTCTGCTTTGTTCATGGATGAACTCCTTGTATAAAATTAAATTGGGAAAACTTTATAGTATTTAAGCTTTGAAATAGCTAAAACAAGGGGATTTCTTTAATATTTCAGTTGAAAAATAATCATAATTGATATTTTTTCATTCAAAAGAGGTTTTTATGCTCAAAAGTCGACAAGAATTTTCTAGAATAGCCATTTTTTTTACAAGGGAACTTACATCTCTATCATAGACATAAGTGCCAATTCCTTTTATTATCATTAGATTATTTTTAGACTCTTTTAAGTATTTTGTGATTTCTAAAGCATTTCTTTTATACCAAGTTGAAAAATCACCTGGATCGTATATTAATATTTCTCCAAAAGTTGTTTTTCCAAAAAAATCTTCAAAAACTATTTTATCGTGTTCAAAAGTATATGCTGTAGTGTAAATTGGCATCCCAAAAGCTATATATTTGGCTTCATGGATATTTGCATATATTGTGGCGTGAATATGAGACTCTATACTTGCAATATTCCATCTGTAATCTTGCTTATTTATATTTAAAGTACAAAGTGATTTTTCATCCATTTTATCAAAAATTGCATCACCTGTATTTATTGTAAAATTGTATTGATCTAACTTTGCAGAGATTGCACCATGATAAATACCAAAAAAGTTTTTACTAAACATTGTTAGGGATAAATCTGAAAGTAACTTTACGACATCTTTATCAATCATTTTAAAAGCCTTGAATATATTTTTAGATATTATACTGCAATTTAAATAAGGACCGTTTTAATGAATATTCCACACATACCTGTTTTATATAATGAAACATTAGAAGCTTTCATAAATATAGATACTGGTTATATAATAGATTGCACAACTGGATTTGCAGGTCATAGTAGTGGATTATTAAGTTCAAACCAAAATGTAAAATTAATTTGTAATGATCAAGATGATGAAGCTTTAGAATTTAGTAAAAATAGATTAGCTCCTTTTGAAAATAGGGTGATTTTTAATAAAGGAAATTTTGAACATGTTATTGATACTTTTAAAGATTATGAAATAAGAGGTGTTTTAGCTGATATTGGAGTTTCTTCTTTGCAACTTGATAAACTTGAGCGAGGTTTTGGGTTTGATAGTCTTACTTTAGATATGAGAATGAATCAAAATCAAGCTTTAGATGCGGCAACTGTAGTAAATACATATTCTACAAGTGAACTTGAAAGAGTTTTCAAAGAGTGTGGAGAAGTGAGAGAATATAAAAAAGTTGCCTCATTAATTGTAAATAATAGACCTTTTTCTAGTGCAAAAGAGATTTCAGAACTTTTATTAAAAAAGATGTCAAAAGGAAAAATTCATCCAGCAACTCTTCCTTTTCAAGGAATTAGAATCGAAGTAAATGATGAGCTAGGAGTTTTAGAGCGACTCTTTGATTCATTAGAAAATGCAAAATTTAAAAACTGTATAGTGGCTATCATCTCTTTTCACTCTTTAGAAGATAGAATTGTGAAAAATTACTTTAAAAAATGGACAAAATCATGTATTTGTCCAGAGGGTGTTTTTAGATGTGAATGTGGAAATAATCACGCTTTAGGGAAAATTATTACAAAAAAACCTATAATTCCAACTGCCCTTGAGATTAAACAAAATCCAAGAAGTAGAAGTTCTAAATTAAGGATTTTTAAATTTGACTAAGTTAAATTCTCGTAATTCATTAATAATGGTTTTTTCTCTGTTATTTATTGCATTATTTTTATATTTCCCAAAGATATATTTAAGAAATAATATTTATTACACAAGTAAAGATATAAATAAATTATATGCTCATTATATATCGTTACAAGAAGAAAATACATTTTTATCTCAACAACTTGAAGATATGAAGTTCAAAAATCAGATTATTGACTCTTTGTTATTTAATCCATTGGATCAGAAGAAATGATAAAAACTCTTATTGAATTTTCATTAAGAAAACCTCTTTTAAATCATTTTATTCTGTTTTTTATCTGTTTACTTGCTTTTTTCTCTTATTTTAAAATCCCAAAAGAAATTTTTCCTCCCTCAGCTTTAGATGCGGTTGTTATAAATGGTCATTATAGTGGAGCTAGTTCGGAGTTACTTGATAAAATTGCTGTTTCAGATATTGAGGATGAATTACTTGGTTTAAGTAGTGCAGATAAAATATCTTCAACCATAAAAAATGGTAGTTTTTCAATAAATGTGGATTTAAAAGATACTTATAAAGCAAAAGATATTTTAGACGATGTAAAAGATATTATTACAAAAATTAAAACAAATCTTCCCTCAGATATGGATGAACCAACTGTAAAAGCTGTTGAACATGCTTTTCCTTTAATTACAGTTGCTGTTTATTCTAAAAATAATGATTCAAAAGAGTATTTAATTGATATTGCAAAAGAGGTAAAATCAAAGGTAATGCAATTAAAAGATTTATCACAAGTTTCAGTTTTAGGAGAAAGTGATAAAGAGTTGTTAATGAGTTTTGATGATGAAAAAATAAATGCTTATGGCTTAACTAAAATCTCTGTTATTAATGCTATTTCAAATTTAAGTTCTATTTTTCCAATTGGAATGATAAAAGATACTTCAAAACACTATTATCTTTCAACTTTTAATGGTGAAAAAGATATAGAAAAAATTAAAAATACAATGATAAAAATAGATGGTAAAACCATATATTTAAAAGATGTTGCAAATATAAAATATACTTTAGGAGATGTATCAAATATTTCTCACTTTAATGGGAATACAAATATTGCTGTTGGAATAAATAAAGGTTTACAAGGCGATGCAATTGAGCTTGTAAAACAAATAAAACAAATCACAAAAGATTTTGAAGCTAAATATACAAATCTTGAATTTGATACATATATTGATACTTCTATTTGGATTAAAAATAGGCTAAATACTGTTGTTTCAAATATATTATTTGGGCTTATTTTACTTTTTATTGCTTTATATTTTTTCATAAATTTAAGAATTGCAATAGTTGTTGCAGTTGGAATTCCAACTTCTTTTATGATTGGACTTATAAGTGCTGAATATTTAGGATATAGTTTAAATATGCTCTCACTTTTAGGAGCTTTAATTGCTTTAGGAATGTTAGTTGATGAAGCTATTGTTGTGGGAGAGAATATTTATAGACATTTAGAAATGGGAAAAGATAGATTCACAGCAGCAAGGGATGGTGCTATTGAGATGTATCCAGCTGTATTAACAGCAACTGCTACAACAATATTTGCATTTTTACCAATACTTTTAATGACAGGAGAAGTTGGAAAATTTATGCAAATACTTCCAATAATGATAAGTATTTTACTTTTAAGTTCTCTATTTGAAGCTTTTTTCTTTTTACCTTTACATGCAAAAGAAATTTTAAGAGTAAATAAAGTTGAGCGAAAATCCCATAAAGTTTGGGAGTTTAATTATAATCTTTATGGAAATATTTTGGCTTTTTTATTAAAAGGGAAATATATTGCAGTTTTTTTAATGATAGGTTTAATTATAGTTTTTTCTGTAATAGTTTTTAAAACACAAAAATTTAAATTTATGCCAGCTTTTGATTCAACTCAAGTATATATAACAGGTTCTGTTGGTGTTGGTAAAAAAATAGAACAAACAGAATCTTTAGTTTTAGAACTTGAAAAAAAGATGTTAAACTCTTTGGATTTTAAAAATAGTATAAGCTCAATTAGTTCTGTGATTGGTATGAAATTAGATGGACAAAATCAACCTCATTATGAGGAGTTTTATTTTCATGTTTTTGTAAATTTAAATGAAAGAGCGGCTGATAATTTTTTTGATAAATACATAAACCCATATTTATCTCCAAAATATGATGATTCTAATATGATTAGAACTGCAAGTGCCCAGCAAATAGAAGAGGAGTTAAAAAAACTTTTAGATTCTGATATAAAATCAAATAAATTTGAAGAGTTAAAAGTGTTTGTTCCTCAAGCTGGAATTGTAAAAAATGATGTTGAAATAGCAATTTCTGGTAAAAAAGAAGAAATTTTAAATGCAGTTAAAGAGTTAAAAATTAGTCTTTCAAAAATTGAAGGTGTTTCAAATATAGCTGATGATTTAATAATTGGAAATTATGAATTAAAATTTAAAGTTAACTCATATGGAAATAATTTAGGAGTTTCTGAAGAGACAATTTTAAACCAATTAAGGCCTTTTTATTTAAAAGGAACTTATTCAAAAATGTTTGATGATAAAGGAATAGTTGATGTTATTTTTGAAAGTGCTCACAAAGATGTGATAAATAGTTTAGATACTTTTTCTATAACAACACCATCTAATCAAAAGGTATTGCTAAAAGATGTTGTAGAATTTATACAAACTCCATCTTATTCTCAGATTTTTAAAGAAAATAATGAACAAATTGTAAGTGTAACAGCCTCTTTAAATAAAATAACTTCAACAGAACTATTTGAAAAAATAAATGATGAGATTATGCAATTAAGAAAAAAAGTAACTTTAGATATAAAAGGTGAACAAAAAGAGAATGAAAAAGTTCAAAGAGAGATGGGACAAGCAGCATTAATTGCAATAGTGTTAATATTTATGGCTCTTATTTGGATGTTTGATTCTATTGTTAAACCTTTAATTATTCTAAGTACTATTCCTTTGTCGATTCTGGGCGTTTTAATAGGTCATATAGTAATGGGAATTAATATTTCAATGCCAAGTTTAATTGGAATGGTTGGGCTTGCAGGGGTTATTGTAAATGATGGAATTATTATGATGGATTTCATTAAAAAAGCAAAAAACATAAAAGAGTTACTAGAATATGCAAAAATGAGATTAAGACCAATTGTATTAACTTCAATCACAACAATTTTAGGACTTTTTACTTTGATATTTTTTGCTTCAGGTCAGGCTTTAATCCTTCAGCCAATGGCAGTTTCTTTAGGATTTGGAATTTTATGGGCTACAGTTTTAAATCTATATTTTGTTCCAATGGTTTATAGAATTATATATTTAAGAAAAGCTATAGATTAGTTATAAGCTTTAGAGTATTTAAAACTCTAAAGTTTATAAAACAACTATTCCTAAAATTTTATTTAAAATATTACTTTCTTCTGTGTAATCTTTCATACCAATTCCTGGTTCTAAAGTTGTAACAGATGTTTTTCCAATAATATGTCTATATTTTCGTCCATCACTATCTTTTAATCTCACACTCCACATATCATGTAAAACTAAAGGTTCATTTTCTTTAAGTCCAATATAAAGCATAATATGACCTTTTAAATATACTAAAGTTGAGAAAGGAACACCATTTTTTCTAATAAACTCTTTCTTCTCATCATTTGTTAATTTTGACATATCAAGATATTTTCCATTTGATATTTGTGATTTTGAGTTTCTATGTAAAAATTTCCCAAATGTTGCAAAATAATCTTGTGTGAAACTTGAACAATCTCTATTATTTAATAATCCACCCCATCCATAAGGCTCATTTATTAATTGTTCTGCAATTTTAATTCTATTTTGAGTATTAAAAGTAAGTGGCATTGCTTCAACTTCATCTGCATTTAAATCTATATATGAAATAAGAGCATTTTGATTATCATCTTTTTTTGCAATTATATATTTATTATTTTCTTTTGGGAAAATAGTAGCAACTTTTACATATTCTCTAAAAATTGGGTCATAAATTGGGAATTTCTCTTTTACAGATACAAAATAATTTGAATTTTTAAACTCTTTTATAAATTTATCATCAACAAAAGCAATACTATTTATTTCAACCCAACCTCCAACTGCACTTGATTCCATATAAGCCCAAGCTCTATCTTTTGAAAGGTGCGAAACTATTATTGGTGTATTGATTTTAATTAAAGAGTTTTGATTGTAATCAAAGGGAAAACCTTCCCCTGGTTTTGTTGGGTCATAAAACATTGGAGAGTTTGTAGGAAGAACTCTTATATTTGCATTTTTTAACATGATTGCTTTTTTAGGTGCAATATTATATTGATCAAAATTTGAATTAGCAATTTGTTTATCAAACCATTCAGGTGTTGCAATTCTGTGATTTTCTAAATATACAGTTTTGTTTTTATATGATTGTCCCCAGATAGCTTCAAGTTTAGAGTATGAAACTTTTGACGCATTCCATGGTTTGAAATATTTACTGAAATAATCATTAGCAGCTTTATTTTGATCCATAAAATCATCTTTAGCTTGTTTTGCTAAATTATTAATATCATTATTATTTGCTTGAATAATTGGCTCTTTTATTGAACAAGCAGTAAATAATATAATTGAAGCCAAAAGAAGTAGTAATTGTTTATATTTAATAATCATTTTAATCCTATAAATAAATTTTTTTGTGATTGTACCATTTTATGGGTAAAGATTTTATTCTAAAGATTATAGAACCTTTTTTTTAGTAATTTATAGTTATAGTAAATAAATTATTTAGAGGAAAATTATGTATAAACTCTCAATTAATAAAGATTTATTTGAAAATATTTTATTAAAAAAAATTAATATTTTAGAAAAAGAGAATAATAATTATTGGAAAAAAGAGCTTCTTGAACCAAAAATAATAGATGATAAATTGACATATACAATCAAACAGATAAAAAAACTTCTTATTGCAAATGGCTTAGGAAGTGATAAACCTCAAATAATAGTTGAGTGTCTAAAAGTTGATTATTCTATTGAAAAAAATGTTTTTGAGTTTTATATAGGAAAAATACTTGAACAAAAAAATATAGATATTAATGAAAATCAAAAAGATAAAATGATTGAACAGTTATTAAAAGAGAAAGAAGAGTTAGAAAATATATTAATAGAGATAAAAAATAGCAATATTTTTAATAACTAGAGGTGTCTCTAGTTATTATTTGGATTATTTAATGATTAAATCAGCAATCTCATTCATTGTAGCTTCATCCATTCCTTTTACTTGAGCAGCCATTAAACCTTTTGTAGCTCCACCGTAAGTTCCAGCTTGATAACCTTTTAATGCAGCAACAAAGTCAGCCTTTGTCATATCTTTGATAACTTTTGATTTTCCCATAGCAGCTTTTTCTCCATTTGCACCATGACAAACAACACATTTATCATAAGATCCAGCAAAAGCAACACATGCAGTTAATAACGAAGCAGCAATAACAATTTTTTTCATAGACAATCCTTTTTATTTTGTTGTTTTAATTATAATCTAAATTAGATTAGATTCTATTGACTTGTATCAATAAATTTAAAAAAAATAAGAGAAAATAATCTTTTCTCTATTTCCCCTTATTTTAAGATAAGCTCTTTTTTTAGCTCTTCTTTATTAATTCTATTTTTATCTGAAGGAATTAAAGGTAAAGATTTTTTATAAATAATTTTAGCAGGTATCATATATGAAGCTAAATGATTTTTTAATTCAAATAAAATTTCACTTGAATTTAACTCATTCTTTCCAGAATAAACTAAAACTATCTCTTCTTCAATTTCATCATTTTCTATTGAAAAAACTGCACATTTTTCTATTTCTTTAATTTCTCGCTCAACTACAGATTCTATTTCAAAAGGATTTACTCTAAAACCTCTAGTTTTAATCATATCATCATGTCTTGATACAAAAT from Arcobacter venerupis includes these protein-coding regions:
- a CDS encoding HU family DNA-binding protein is translated as MNKAEFIDAVAAKAGLSKKDAKGAVDAVLDTITESLVKNESVSFIGFGTFTTAARAARTAKVPGTDKTVNVAATTVAKFKVGKALKEAVAAK
- a CDS encoding class II aldolase and adducin N-terminal domain-containing protein → MIDKDVVKLLSDLSLTMFSKNFFGIYHGAISAKLDQYNFTINTGDAIFDKMDEKSLCTLNINKQDYRWNIASIESHIHATIYANIHEAKYIAFGMPIYTTAYTFEHDKIVFEDFFGKTTFGEILIYDPGDFSTWYKRNALEITKYLKESKNNLMIIKGIGTYVYDRDVSSLVKKMAILENSCRLLSIKTSFE
- the rsmH gene encoding 16S rRNA (cytosine(1402)-N(4))-methyltransferase RsmH translates to MNIPHIPVLYNETLEAFINIDTGYIIDCTTGFAGHSSGLLSSNQNVKLICNDQDDEALEFSKNRLAPFENRVIFNKGNFEHVIDTFKDYEIRGVLADIGVSSLQLDKLERGFGFDSLTLDMRMNQNQALDAATVVNTYSTSELERVFKECGEVREYKKVASLIVNNRPFSSAKEISELLLKKMSKGKIHPATLPFQGIRIEVNDELGVLERLFDSLENAKFKNCIVAIISFHSLEDRIVKNYFKKWTKSCICPEGVFRCECGNNHALGKIITKKPIIPTALEIKQNPRSRSSKLRIFKFD
- a CDS encoding efflux RND transporter permease subunit, with protein sequence MIKTLIEFSLRKPLLNHFILFFICLLAFFSYFKIPKEIFPPSALDAVVINGHYSGASSELLDKIAVSDIEDELLGLSSADKISSTIKNGSFSINVDLKDTYKAKDILDDVKDIITKIKTNLPSDMDEPTVKAVEHAFPLITVAVYSKNNDSKEYLIDIAKEVKSKVMQLKDLSQVSVLGESDKELLMSFDDEKINAYGLTKISVINAISNLSSIFPIGMIKDTSKHYYLSTFNGEKDIEKIKNTMIKIDGKTIYLKDVANIKYTLGDVSNISHFNGNTNIAVGINKGLQGDAIELVKQIKQITKDFEAKYTNLEFDTYIDTSIWIKNRLNTVVSNILFGLILLFIALYFFINLRIAIVVAVGIPTSFMIGLISAEYLGYSLNMLSLLGALIALGMLVDEAIVVGENIYRHLEMGKDRFTAARDGAIEMYPAVLTATATTIFAFLPILLMTGEVGKFMQILPIMISILLLSSLFEAFFFLPLHAKEILRVNKVERKSHKVWEFNYNLYGNILAFLLKGKYIAVFLMIGLIIVFSVIVFKTQKFKFMPAFDSTQVYITGSVGVGKKIEQTESLVLELEKKMLNSLDFKNSISSISSVIGMKLDGQNQPHYEEFYFHVFVNLNERAADNFFDKYINPYLSPKYDDSNMIRTASAQQIEEELKKLLDSDIKSNKFEELKVFVPQAGIVKNDVEIAISGKKEEILNAVKELKISLSKIEGVSNIADDLIIGNYELKFKVNSYGNNLGVSEETILNQLRPFYLKGTYSKMFDDKGIVDVIFESAHKDVINSLDTFSITTPSNQKVLLKDVVEFIQTPSYSQIFKENNEQIVSVTASLNKITSTELFEKINDEIMQLRKKVTLDIKGEQKENEKVQREMGQAALIAIVLIFMALIWMFDSIVKPLIILSTIPLSILGVLIGHIVMGINISMPSLIGMVGLAGVIVNDGIIMMDFIKKAKNIKELLEYAKMRLRPIVLTSITTILGLFTLIFFASGQALILQPMAVSLGFGILWATVLNLYFVPMVYRIIYLRKAID
- a CDS encoding SH3 domain-containing protein; amino-acid sequence: MIIKYKQLLLLLASIILFTACSIKEPIIQANNNDINNLAKQAKDDFMDQNKAANDYFSKYFKPWNASKVSYSKLEAIWGQSYKNKTVYLENHRIATPEWFDKQIANSNFDQYNIAPKKAIMLKNANIRVLPTNSPMFYDPTKPGEGFPFDYNQNSLIKINTPIIVSHLSKDRAWAYMESSAVGGWVEINSIAFVDDKFIKEFKNSNYFVSVKEKFPIYDPIFREYVKVATIFPKENNKYIIAKKDDNQNALISYIDLNADEVEAMPLTFNTQNRIKIAEQLINEPYGWGGLLNNRDCSSFTQDYFATFGKFLHRNSKSQISNGKYLDMSKLTNDEKKEFIRKNGVPFSTLVYLKGHIMLYIGLKENEPLVLHDMWSVRLKDSDGRKYRHIIGKTSVTTLEPGIGMKDYTEESNILNKILGIVVL
- a CDS encoding c-type cytochrome, with the protein product MKKIVIAASLLTACVAFAGSYDKCVVCHGANGEKAAMGKSKVIKDMTKADFVAALKGYQAGTYGGATKGLMAAQVKGMDEATMNEIADLIIK